The following are encoded in a window of Etheostoma cragini isolate CJK2018 chromosome 7, CSU_Ecrag_1.0, whole genome shotgun sequence genomic DNA:
- the LOC117947045 gene encoding uridine-cytidine kinase-like 1 isoform X3 yields MSTRSDSGSGEDSLDRLLPPAGAPRMKSTSLNTTDPPLLRTGTRTVYTAGRPPWYDEHGAQSKEALSSGCVGAAPQGRPPWPIRSPRLWMCRRLCCCLWILSTR; encoded by the exons ATGTCGACCCGCTCAGACAG TGGGAGCGGAGAGGACTCGTTAGACCGGCTCCTGCCTCCCGCGGGGGCCCCTCGCATGAAGAGCACCTCACTGAATACAACCGATCCTCCTCTGCTCCGCACAGGCACACGCACCGTCTACACCGCCGGCCGACCTCCCTGGTATGACGAGCACGGAGCACAGTCAAAAGAGGCCTTGTCATCC GGTTGTGTGGGGGCAGCGCCTCAGGGAAGACCACCGTGGCCAATAAGATCACCGAGACTCTGGATGTGCCGTCGGTTGTGCTGTTGTCTATGGATTCTTTCTACAAGGTGA
- the LOC117947045 gene encoding uridine-cytidine kinase-like 1 isoform X2, whose product MTLQDCAGARISGCWSLRSDRSGSGEDSLDRLLPPAGAPRMKSTSLNTTDPPLLRTGTRTVYTAGRPPWYDEHGAQSKEALSSV is encoded by the exons ATGACTCTGCAGGACTGCGCAGGGGCCAGAATCTCTGGCTGCTGGTCCCTGAGGTCTGACCGCAG TGGGAGCGGAGAGGACTCGTTAGACCGGCTCCTGCCTCCCGCGGGGGCCCCTCGCATGAAGAGCACCTCACTGAATACAACCGATCCTCCTCTGCTCCGCACAGGCACACGCACCGTCTACACCGCCGGCCGACCTCCCTGGTATGACGAGCACGGAGCACAGTCAAAAGAGGCCTTGTCATCCGTATGA
- the LOC117947045 gene encoding uridine-cytidine kinase-like 1 isoform X1: MTLQDCAGARISGCWSLRSDRSGSGEDSLDRLLPPAGAPRMKSTSLNTTDPPLLRTGTRTVYTAGRPPWYDEHGAQSKEALSSGCVGAAPQGRPPWPIRSPRLWMCRRLCCCLWILSTR, translated from the exons ATGACTCTGCAGGACTGCGCAGGGGCCAGAATCTCTGGCTGCTGGTCCCTGAGGTCTGACCGCAG TGGGAGCGGAGAGGACTCGTTAGACCGGCTCCTGCCTCCCGCGGGGGCCCCTCGCATGAAGAGCACCTCACTGAATACAACCGATCCTCCTCTGCTCCGCACAGGCACACGCACCGTCTACACCGCCGGCCGACCTCCCTGGTATGACGAGCACGGAGCACAGTCAAAAGAGGCCTTGTCATCC GGTTGTGTGGGGGCAGCGCCTCAGGGAAGACCACCGTGGCCAATAAGATCACCGAGACTCTGGATGTGCCGTCGGTTGTGCTGTTGTCTATGGATTCTTTCTACAAGGTGA